From Antennarius striatus isolate MH-2024 chromosome 9, ASM4005453v1, whole genome shotgun sequence, one genomic window encodes:
- the rps19 gene encoding small ribosomal subunit protein eS19, giving the protein MPGVTVKDVNQQEFVRALAAFLKKSGKLKVPDWVDLVKLGKHKELAPSDENWFYIRAASTVRHLYLRGRAGVGSMTKIYGSRQRNGVCPAHYSVGSKNVARKVLQALELLKMIEKDPNGGRRLTSQGTRDLDRIAGQVAAANKKTV; this is encoded by the exons ATGCCGGGTGTCACAGTGAAAGACGTCAATCAGCAGGAGTTTGTCCGTGCCCTGGCTGCATTCCTGAAGAA ATCAGGAAAGCTGAAGGTACCTGACTGGGTGGACCTTGTGAAGCTTGGCAAGCACAAAGAGCTGGCCCCCAGTGATGAGAACTGGTTCTACATCAGAGCTG CATCCACAGTTCGCCACCTATACCTCCGTGGACGTGCTGGTGTTGGCTCCATGACAAAAATCTATGGCAGTCGCCAGAGGAATGGCGTATGCCCTGCCCACTACAGCGTAGGATCCAAGAACGTAGCTCGTAAGGTCCTGCAGGCCCTCGAGCTTCTCAAGATGATTGAGAAGGATCCCAATGG TGGTCGCAGACTAACCTCCCAGGGAACCAGAGACCTGGACAGAATTGCTGGCCAG GTTGCTGCTGCCAACAAGAAAACTgtttaa